From the genome of Ignavibacteriota bacterium:
GCTTCCGCGGCGCGCGCGTACCGTCAGGCGAACGGCACGACCACGATACCGTTGGAGCTGGATGCGTTCGGTTCATGCTTCGTGGTGTTCCGCACACCCATTGCCGATGGTATGGCCGGACCGGCTGCGACGAATGTTCCCGGGTGGAAAGAGCTGAGCATGGTGAAGAGTTCATGGAAGGTCTCGTTCGATCCGGTGTGGGGTGGCCCTGCTTCAGCAACATTCCCCGCGCTCGTGAGTTGGACGGACCGGCAAGAGAGCGGCATCAAACATTACTCCGGCACCGCGATCTATCGAACGACATTCCAGCATAGGAAGACTGCAGGTACGGGAGGGAAAGGCGGTCGTTTGTATCTGGACCTGGGCGACGTCAGGAACGTGGCTGAGGTGAGCATGAACGGCAGGAAGCTCGGAGTTCTCTGGTGCGCTCCCTGGCGAGTGGAGATCACGGATGTTGTGCGGTCAGGCAAGAATTCGCTGGAGATCGGCGTCACCAACCTCTGGGTGAACCGCGTCATCGGCGACCTCAACCTGCCGGCGGCTCGCCGGATCGCGAAGACGCATGATGCGTTCCGGTTCGACTTCCTCACGGGGAAGACGCCGCTTGCACGATCGGGACTGCTCGGGCCGGTGCGGATACTGGCACGCGAAGACTAGCGTTGATGCCGGGTGCCCGGGGTTACTGGACATGCCGGGCGCGAACGGTGCTCCTGCCAGGGTCAAGCGACGTTCCCGGTGGGCACGAACGGTGTTCCTGCCGGCCACCCGACAGGCTCTCAGCACTGTCACAATGATATGCTGTACACGCCGAGCGATATGAACAACCGCGGCGAGTAGACGGGCCTGGTCCGTAGCAACGCCGGATCTGCGAGAATGTCCCCGGTGCTGTGTCCGTCCAGTGCGGTGTTCCTGATCCACAGCGCCCCCACGCTCAGTTTCGCGAACGAGTACGACGCACCCACCCCCACACCTATCCCGCGGAACGAATCGAACGGATTGACGATGAGTTCGGGCACGCTGATCGCAAGCCCCTTGTCCTTCACATCGCGGAAGTCCAGGAAGCGCCATGCGACGCCGAACGAGATCCCCTGCGACCAGTGGGAGATGTCGTCCTTCGACGCCCGGATGGCGTAGCCGCCCGCGACGCGTTCGGTGGAGTACGACCGGAAATCATCGCCTCCCCAGTAGATGACGGCAAGAGCGGACATCGGACGGGCGATGGGATCGGGAAGGACATTGATGCTGTAGCGCGAGAGCGTGGTATCGAGTCCGGCGAAGGACATTGTCTCTGACGATGCGATGGTGACCGTGGCGCTGATGCCGGCCTTCCACGTGCTGCGCGCATACAGGTTCACCTCCGTGCTGTTGCCAATGGTGCTGAGGCGGATGAGCGCGCGCTCGAGCTGCGTTGCCCGGGTAAGGATCGTCCTGCTCTGGTCCCTCAGCTCCGACACGTCCTTCGTCACCTTCACGCGCGTCAGCGCGTCGTACCACACAGCAAGAGAGTCCAGGAACCGGAGGCGCGGGCGTGCGCTGGTGCCTCCCAGATACTGCGCCGCGAACTGCCGTGTGGCAGAGATCTCTTCCTGCGTGAGCGATTCCGCCACCGAAAGGTTTCGGACCTTCCACATCGTCGTGGCACGGAGAGAGGCGATGGAATCCCGGAACGCGGTGACCTTCAGCGTGGCGAGCTCGGGCACATCGCGGTCGGTCGAGGCGAGGCCAAGGAGAAGCGGGACCTCCGCCGCGTACGGCTTGATCGCATCGAGGAGTCCCTGGTACAGCTCGTACTCCGCCGATTCGATCTCTTTGGTGGCGACCCTTGCATCCCAGATCGCGGTGACGTAGTTGCGCAGCACCACTTTCACCGGGTCGGCGGTGCGGATGGTGAGTGCCGGTGAGCCGATGCCGCCGATGTCCCGTGCTGTGAAGGATTCGCGTGCGCCGTCATGCGCCCGGTAGGCTTCCACGAATGCCCCCGCGGCATGATCGATGACGACGATGGTGGAGTCCCCGGCCCGGGAGGTGATCGTTGCTGCCAGAAGAAGGAGTATCAGAAATGTACCGCGTACGCGTGAGCTCATGATGATCGCTCCAGGAGGGGGATCATGGGATCGAGGTTTCGATGTGTTGGATCGCCGCATGGAAGCCGCGGCTCTCGTTCAGTATACGGAGACAGGCGGCAGAAGGTGTCGGTACGGGATGTGGGCGGAAGGTCCGCCGATGCCCCGGTCCGTTCTGCAAAGGCCTTCACGCTGTTCCGCTTCCCGGCTTCAACGGCTCTCCCCGTACGGCGACCAGCGCTTCGTCGAGCCTGAGGTGCACGCTGATGATCTCAGGGATGTGCGTCCGTTCGAGTACGAGCCAGACCACCGATTGGGGATCCAGGAGCACCAGATTGCCGTGGCGCTTCTGCACGGACTGCGCGAGGCGGACGAGCATACCGATCCCGATGGATGACATGAAGTTCACTTCGGCGAGGTCCACGACCACGCGCATGCCTTTGTCCGCGGTCGCCGCCGCAAGCCGTTTGCCGACCACGTCGGCCCCGTCAAGATCCATGCGGCCCTCAAGTTTCAGGACCGTGATGCCGTCTTCGCGCTGCAACGTCGTGAAGTCCATCGTGGCCTCCCTGTGGGTGTCGGGGTAGTATACGAACTTTCGGATTGAAGGAAAACCTCGAAGGACGGGGTTTCCGGCTGGCGTCCGGGAACGATCCTGCAGTGTCCGGGGGCGCGTGCCCCTGCGCCGGAACATCTCCGCCGTTCTGATCGTTCATAGAGAAAGTACCACAATGAATGGCGGCTCCAATGTTCATGAAGAACCGGGATCTCATCACCAGGACCATCCAGATCAATGCCCCTGCCTCCCGCATCTGGCCCATCATGTCCGGCGTGGAGCAGTGGCACACCTGGACCCCCTCGATCCGCACGGTGAAGCGTCTGGACGCCGGTCCGTTCGGCGTCGGCTCGCGGGTGATGGTCCTCCAGCCGAAGCTCCCGCCTGCATTCTGGAAGGTGACGGAATTCGCGCCGGGCCATCATTTCTCGTGGGTTTCCGCCGCCCCCGGACTCACCGTGACCGCCGTGCACCGCATCGATCCCGGTGCGAATGGATGCAAGGTGACGCTCTCCGTCCACTACGAGGGGTTCTTTGCCGGTCTTGCGGTGAAGCTGATGGGCGCCATCACGGAGAAGTACGTCGGCTGGGAGGCGGAGGGGCTGAAGAACGTGAGCGAGGGGGAGGACGATGCCACTGAACACTGAGGTCACGGCGCTGGTCGCGGCACTGAAGCACCCGATGGCGAAGGAGATCACCGCGCTCCGGAAACTGATCCTTGCCTCGCACAAGGGGCTCGGAGAGACCATCAAATGGAACAGCCCGAACTTCGCGGTAGGCTCCGAGGACCGTATTACGCTCCGGATCCAACCCATACGGCATATTCAGATCATTTTGCATCACGGCGCCAAACCCGTGAAACCAAAGACGAAGCCCGTCACGGATACATCAGGACTGCTCGACTGGAAGGGGACCGACCGTGCGGTGCTGGAGATACTGACGCCCGCCGATCTGAAGAAACATCAGCGGGTTATCGGGAAGATCGTGAGGGAGTGGGTGGAGGCGACGACCTGAAGCCGGATCTGCTTACCCTCGATGATCCATTCCGCACCGCGCGAACGTGCCATGGGGTCGATCTCTTGCTCATCATGCAAATGCATCATGAGGTCGGTCTCTTACTCATCGTGCGAATGCATCATGAGATCGAGATCTGATGTGATCACAACCCCACTCATGGAGACCCCATCATGTCGTTCCAAGCCTACCTGGATACCATCAAGGCCAAAACAGGCAAGTCCCCCGAGCAATTGAAGGCCGCCGCCGTGAAGGCTGGTGTCTACAGTCCGATGATGAAGGCCACGGAGCTGGTTGCCTGGCTGAAGGAGGAATTCGATCTCGGCCACGGACACTCCATGGCCATATGGGCTGTCTGGAAAGACAAGGGGTGGGTCCAGGCGCCGAAGTCGAAGAAGGGTTAGCCGGTGGGGGGCCGAGATTACCCTATTGGGGGCATTCCCGCGCCCTGCTGTTCAATTTGTTTATATGTTCAAAATATGTGAACTGTCATTATTTTTGAACACAAGGCAATATTGATTCAGTTCTTGATTTGTGTTCAATATTTATGTATGTTCATAATATGTGAACATAACTGGTAATTGAACATGCCGCGCCGCAGAACAGCGAAAAAAGCACCCGATCCCGAGACTCTCGATGAAGCGCTTGTTGCGTTCCAGCGGGCGACGGGCCTCCATGCGGAAAAACGTCAGGCCGGCTTTCTTGCGGGAAAGCAACCGGTCGACGCAGTGATTCGCCTCAATGAACCAACGGGCCCCGTGGAATACCTGGCCGAGATCAGGAAGACCCTGACGGAGCCAATGCTCGGCCAGCTCATGCAGAAGTTCACCGCGAATCCCGGCAAATGGATCGTGATCGCTCCCTACGTCCCGGCATATCTTGCGAAAAAGATGAGAGAGCTCGGCCTGCAGTTCATGGATACCGCAGGCAATGCGTACGTCCACGAGAATCCTCTCCTGATCTTCCTCCATGGGAACCGCGCAAAAGAACCGGTCCGCGAAAAAGGTGAGAAGGTTGCCTTCAACGCCGGGGCGATCCGCATCCTCTTCGTGCTCCTCTGTGAACCACGACTGCTCAATGCCACCTACCGCGAACTCGGCGCCGCCGCAGGCACGGCGCTCGGAACAGTAGCCGGGGTGATGAAGGCCCTGGCTGCGGATGGCTACATGCTCGACACCGGTGCGAAAAGACTCGTACGCAAACAGGAGCTCGTGGCCCAGTGGACGCGCGCGTATGCAAACCGCTTCCGGCGGCAGCAACTCATCGGACGCTTTGCGGCAGACCGGGCCGATCTCTGGAAGGAGCTGCAGCTCGGCGGTCGCGGTGCGCTCTGGGGCGGCGAGGTTGCAGTCCATAAGCTCCTGCATCACCTCAAGCCGGCGATCACCACGCTCTATGCCCACAAACCGGTCGATGCCCTCGTCGTCGACCTCCGCCTGCGCAAGGACGACAAAGGGCCGATCGAACTCCGCGAGCGGTTCTGGCGATTCAAGATGACCGACCCCGTGGCCGATACCGTTCCACCGTTGCTCGTGTACGCGGACCTGCTTGCCACCGCCGACGCAAGGAACATCGAGGCCGCACAGGAAGTCTATGACCGATTCCTCAAGAAACATCTCACATAAGCTCCCGCCGGAAAGTGCGGAGGTCCTCTGCGATGTGGCACGGCATGCCCTCCAACTGGATGTCCCGTTCTTCGTGCTCGGTGCCACCGCGCGCGATATGATCTTCGGCGCACTCTATGACATCCCCGTATCACGGGCAACGTTCGACATCGATCTCGCTCTGCGGGTTGCGGACTGGAAGCAGTATGCCTCGCTTCGCACCGCTCTCCTGCACACCCAACGGTACACAGAGGACCATCACCACCAACAGCGGTTGCATCACGACAGCGGCACCGCCATCGATCTGGTCCCGTTCGGGCCGGTCGAGACACCCGCGGGCGCGATCGCATGGCCACCCGGCAATGACGTCGTGATGAGTACGTCAGGATTCGAAGAAGCTCTGGCGAGCTCGATCGAGGTGATCATTGCGGAAGACCCTGAACGGACGGTGAAGGTCTGCACCCCCGCGGCACTTGCCGCAATGAAGATCATCGCCTGGCACGACAACTATCCCGCCCGCACAAAAGATGCACAGGACCTTCTGTTCCTGATGAAGGAGTACCTCCACGCCGGGAATCAGGAACGGCTGTATGATACCGCGGCCGACATTCTTTCGGCCACCGGATTCTCCCTCGAAGTGGCGGGCCCCCGGCTGCTGGGCCGCGACATCCGGCGGATGGTGCAGGCGGAGACACGGGAGAAGCTTCTCGCGATCCTTACAACTGAAACCGTCGATGACTCCCAGTTCCGCCTCCTCTCG
Proteins encoded in this window:
- a CDS encoding DUF1801 domain-containing protein, translating into MPLNTEVTALVAALKHPMAKEITALRKLILASHKGLGETIKWNSPNFAVGSEDRITLRIQPIRHIQIILHHGAKPVKPKTKPVTDTSGLLDWKGTDRAVLEILTPADLKKHQRVIGKIVREWVEATT
- a CDS encoding SRPBCC family protein, coding for MKNRDLITRTIQINAPASRIWPIMSGVEQWHTWTPSIRTVKRLDAGPFGVGSRVMVLQPKLPPAFWKVTEFAPGHHFSWVSAAPGLTVTAVHRIDPGANGCKVTLSVHYEGFFAGLAVKLMGAITEKYVGWEAEGLKNVSEGEDDATEH
- a CDS encoding nucleotidyl transferase AbiEii/AbiGii toxin family protein, translating into MTDSSRNISHKLPPESAEVLCDVARHALQLDVPFFVLGATARDMIFGALYDIPVSRATFDIDLALRVADWKQYASLRTALLHTQRYTEDHHHQQRLHHDSGTAIDLVPFGPVETPAGAIAWPPGNDVVMSTSGFEEALASSIEVIIAEDPERTVKVCTPAALAAMKIIAWHDNYPARTKDAQDLLFLMKEYLHAGNQERLYDTAADILSATGFSLEVAGPRLLGRDIRRMVQAETREKLLAILTTETVDDSQFRLLSDMTRTTLRDDARLEEVLLLLRQVKAGLSSD
- a CDS encoding STAS domain-containing protein translates to MDFTTLQREDGITVLKLEGRMDLDGADVVGKRLAAATADKGMRVVVDLAEVNFMSSIGIGMLVRLAQSVQKRHGNLVLLDPQSVVWLVLERTHIPEIISVHLRLDEALVAVRGEPLKPGSGTA
- a CDS encoding DUF4287 domain-containing protein, which codes for MSFQAYLDTIKAKTGKSPEQLKAAAVKAGVYSPMMKATELVAWLKEEFDLGHGHSMAIWAVWKDKGWVQAPKSKKG